From one Comamonas piscis genomic stretch:
- a CDS encoding 16S rRNA pseudouridine(516) synthase, with the protein MQLQDMLYSQGFGIRRVCSGLVQQGWVQLWDVQTSTWVSETDSTADVEPEGLRFKVQGVEWEYHALGYILLNKPAGTECSQKPSAHPSIYSLLPLPLRIRPNKNAIQGLQAVGRLDQDTTGMLLLSDDGQFIHRMSSPKKHVPKRYQVTAKHAVTEQQVERLLAGVVLDDDPKPVKAAACVKTGENTLDLTLTEGKYHQVKRMLAAVGNRVEGLHRAQIGGLVLPDDLLPGEWRWLKAEELALLKP; encoded by the coding sequence ATGCAGTTGCAGGATATGTTGTATTCGCAGGGTTTTGGTATTCGCCGCGTGTGCTCGGGTTTGGTGCAGCAGGGTTGGGTGCAACTCTGGGATGTGCAGACAAGTACCTGGGTTTCCGAGACCGATTCCACGGCTGACGTCGAGCCCGAAGGGCTGCGCTTCAAGGTGCAGGGTGTGGAATGGGAATACCATGCGCTGGGCTACATCTTGCTGAACAAGCCTGCGGGCACCGAGTGCTCGCAAAAGCCGTCGGCGCATCCCAGCATTTACAGTCTGCTGCCGCTGCCGCTGCGCATCCGCCCCAACAAGAATGCCATTCAGGGGCTGCAAGCCGTGGGTCGCTTGGACCAGGACACCACCGGTATGCTGCTGCTGAGCGACGACGGGCAATTCATCCACCGCATGAGCTCGCCCAAAAAGCATGTGCCCAAGCGCTATCAAGTGACAGCCAAGCACGCGGTGACGGAGCAACAGGTCGAACGTTTGTTGGCGGGCGTGGTGCTCGATGACGACCCCAAGCCTGTCAAAGCCGCCGCCTGTGTAAAGACGGGCGAGAACACCCTGGATTTGACCCTGACTGAGGGCAAGTACCACCAAGTCAAGCGCATGCTGGCTGCAGTGGGTAACCGGGTTGAGGGTCTGCACCGGGCACAGATTGGCGGTTTGGTGCTGCCCGATGATCTCCTGCCTGGCGAATGGCGTTGGCTCAAGGCTGAAGAACTCGCCTTGCTCAAACCCTGA
- a CDS encoding YncE family protein has translation MALAATAVHAANPILVLNSLDASISVIDPATWKEVKRIPTGKEPHHLYLTPDSKSVIVANATGDSLTFVDPKTAEVQRVIQGISDPYHLRFSPDMKWFVTAANRLNHIDIYRWDGQEPKLVKRIATSKTPSHLWIDSKSQTIYSTMQDSDELVAIDIATQTIKWRTQTGKMPADLYGSPDDKLVFVALTGSDGVQVFDVSGAEPKLVNTIKTDKGAHAFRATGDGRHLFVSNRVANTISKLDMVSQTVVDRYPGPSGPDCMDVSPDGRYIYLSSRWAGKMSVIDTVERKVVNQVKVGKSPHGIWVLDHAPR, from the coding sequence ATGGCCTTGGCGGCCACTGCGGTGCATGCAGCCAATCCCATTTTGGTGCTCAATTCGCTGGATGCCAGTATCAGCGTCATTGACCCTGCGACCTGGAAAGAGGTTAAGCGCATTCCTACGGGCAAGGAGCCCCACCATCTGTACCTGACGCCGGACAGCAAGTCGGTGATCGTGGCCAATGCGACGGGTGACTCGCTGACCTTTGTGGACCCGAAGACGGCCGAGGTGCAGCGGGTCATTCAGGGCATTTCCGATCCCTACCATCTGCGTTTTTCTCCTGATATGAAGTGGTTTGTGACGGCGGCTAACCGCCTCAACCACATTGACATCTACCGCTGGGATGGGCAAGAGCCCAAGCTGGTCAAGCGCATTGCCACGTCCAAGACGCCAAGTCACCTCTGGATCGATAGCAAGAGCCAGACGATCTACTCGACCATGCAGGACAGTGACGAGCTGGTGGCTATCGACATCGCAACGCAGACCATCAAGTGGCGCACTCAGACGGGGAAAATGCCCGCCGATCTGTATGGCAGCCCGGACGATAAACTGGTGTTTGTGGCGCTGACCGGCAGCGATGGTGTGCAAGTGTTTGATGTCAGCGGTGCCGAGCCCAAGCTGGTTAACACCATCAAGACGGACAAGGGTGCGCATGCCTTCCGCGCGACGGGTGATGGGCGCCATCTGTTTGTCAGCAACCGGGTGGCCAATACCATCAGCAAGCTCGACATGGTGAGCCAGACCGTGGTGGATCGCTATCCCGGTCCTAGCGGCCCCGACTGCATGGATGTGAGCCCGGACGGCCGCTATATCTACCTCAGTTCGCGCTGGGCGGGCAAGATGAGTGTGATTGATACGGTGGAGCGCAAGGTGGTGAACCAGGTCAAGGTCGGCAAATCGCCGCATGGCATCTGGGTGCTGGACCACGCACCGCGCTAG
- a CDS encoding polysaccharide deacetylase family protein, whose protein sequence is MHSKFFWLLAASLGCAAAFAQPAFSAPAASAPPEGSCSKPIYLTLDTGHMGVANQIAEVLRKTHVKVTFFAANERTKEGDGSLGDYWAPWWHARAAEGHAFASHTWDHTYWRADVKGGAGAQPRFKVQPSQGPQAGKRFEWTAAQYCAQIQQAEDRLAKITGVKPLPLFRAPGGKTSPSLIAAAKSCGYAHVGWSPAGFLGDELPSEKYPNQQLLDKALRDIRPGDILLAHLGIWDRKDPWAPAVLQPLIEGLQAKGFCFATLREHPQYKDWIRQH, encoded by the coding sequence ATGCACAGCAAGTTTTTCTGGCTTCTGGCCGCCAGTTTGGGGTGTGCTGCTGCATTTGCCCAGCCTGCTTTTTCTGCGCCTGCCGCTTCGGCACCTCCTGAGGGCAGTTGCAGCAAGCCCATCTATCTGACCTTGGACACCGGCCACATGGGTGTGGCCAACCAGATCGCCGAGGTGTTGCGTAAAACGCATGTGAAGGTGACCTTCTTTGCCGCCAACGAGCGCACCAAAGAGGGTGATGGCAGCCTGGGGGACTACTGGGCTCCTTGGTGGCATGCACGCGCAGCAGAAGGCCATGCCTTTGCGTCGCACACCTGGGACCACACATACTGGCGTGCCGATGTGAAGGGGGGTGCCGGTGCGCAGCCCCGATTCAAGGTGCAGCCTTCACAAGGCCCACAGGCCGGCAAACGCTTTGAATGGACTGCTGCACAGTATTGCGCGCAGATCCAGCAAGCTGAGGACCGTTTAGCCAAGATCACCGGGGTCAAGCCGCTGCCGCTTTTCAGGGCGCCAGGCGGTAAAACATCGCCGAGCCTGATTGCGGCCGCCAAAAGCTGTGGCTACGCGCACGTTGGCTGGTCGCCCGCAGGCTTTCTTGGGGATGAGCTGCCCAGCGAAAAATACCCCAATCAACAGCTGTTGGACAAGGCGCTTCGCGACATTCGCCCCGGCGATATCTTGCTAGCGCACCTGGGCATCTGGGACCGCAAGGACCCCTGGGCACCGGCGGTGTTGCAGCCTTTGATTGAAGGCTTGCAGGCCAAGGGTTTTTGCTTTGCCACCTTGCGTGAGCACCCGCAGTACAAAGACTGGATTCGTCAGCATTGA
- a CDS encoding sterol desaturase family protein, which translates to MEFLSTLFDNAQQWLFEQLLQPLLFNLGLASYLEDGYAAAGWFLVGCLQIVIMVLVIAPLQRWRPVEPVTDRHAIRVDMLYTLIHRLGLFRLALFFTIDPLWDMVVGALRLQGFETWHLDALWPGVTDLGWVSLLIYLVVFDFVAYWVHRGQHQFVWWWRLHALHHSQQQMTMWSDNRNHLLDDLVHDSILVFVAVLIGVAPSQFVAIVAITQLSESLQHANLRLWFGRWGERLWISPRFHRRHHAIGIGHESPAATPVPSTAVKAGEAAPRTRLGGCNFGVLLPWWDMLFGTANFELRYDPTGIRDQVQPNRQGQLRNYGRGFWSQQWRGLLRLLGRA; encoded by the coding sequence ATGGAATTTCTCAGCACACTTTTCGACAACGCGCAGCAGTGGCTGTTTGAGCAGCTGCTGCAGCCGCTGTTGTTCAACCTGGGTCTTGCCAGCTATCTGGAAGATGGCTATGCCGCGGCAGGCTGGTTCTTGGTGGGTTGTCTGCAGATCGTCATCATGGTGCTGGTGATTGCGCCTTTGCAACGCTGGCGGCCGGTCGAGCCGGTGACCGACCGGCATGCGATCCGGGTGGACATGCTCTACACCCTGATCCACCGCCTGGGCCTGTTTCGCCTGGCCCTTTTCTTCACGATTGATCCGCTGTGGGACATGGTGGTCGGTGCGCTGCGCTTGCAAGGCTTTGAGACCTGGCACCTTGATGCGCTCTGGCCCGGGGTCACCGATCTGGGCTGGGTCAGCCTGCTGATCTACCTGGTGGTGTTTGATTTTGTGGCGTACTGGGTCCATCGCGGTCAGCACCAATTTGTCTGGTGGTGGCGGTTGCATGCCTTGCACCATTCCCAGCAACAAATGACGATGTGGAGCGACAACCGCAACCACTTGCTCGATGACCTGGTGCATGACAGCATTCTGGTGTTCGTTGCCGTGCTGATCGGTGTCGCACCTAGCCAGTTTGTGGCGATTGTGGCCATCACCCAGCTGAGCGAAAGCCTGCAGCATGCCAACCTGCGCCTCTGGTTTGGCCGCTGGGGTGAGCGGCTGTGGATCAGCCCGCGTTTTCACCGCCGCCACCATGCCATCGGCATCGGCCATGAATCGCCTGCAGCCACGCCCGTGCCGAGCACGGCGGTGAAGGCGGGTGAGGCGGCCCCGCGTACCCGTTTGGGTGGCTGCAATTTTGGTGTGCTGCTGCCCTGGTGGGATATGCTTTTTGGCACCGCCAACTTTGAGCTACGCTATGACCCGACCGGCATACGCGACCAGGTGCAGCCCAACCGCCAAGGACAGTTGCGCAACTACGGGCGCGGCTTTTGGAGCCAGCAGTGGCGTGGCCTGCTGCGCTTGCTGGGCCGGGCCTGA
- a CDS encoding EI24 domain-containing protein, whose translation MPQGSPGSRLMFDAFWRAAAYCFRPRVMLLSLLPLAVMLVALGGWSYFYWSGAVATMQHWVETIGWLRTVFSWFGGSGTEGFAATIAPFVVLVLITPVAAVVALLVIALLMTPALVNMVTEQRFANLEKKRGTGLASSIAWALSTSLVAIVAFVVTMPLWLIPPLVLIVPPVIWGWLTYRVMSVDALAEHASKAERDSLLQRYRWPLLMMGIISGYIGIAPSVVWASGMVFTIGFVVLIPIAVWIYAITFAFSSLWFIHFCLAALQQLRLEKGDSGAKAVVPDAVVLSQDNAGFLPSTSAPK comes from the coding sequence ATGCCCCAAGGGTCTCCAGGCTCTCGCCTGATGTTCGATGCATTCTGGCGTGCGGCGGCCTATTGCTTCCGGCCGCGCGTGATGCTGCTGTCCCTGCTGCCTCTGGCCGTCATGCTGGTCGCTTTGGGCGGTTGGAGCTATTTTTACTGGTCAGGTGCAGTCGCCACCATGCAGCATTGGGTGGAGACGATTGGCTGGCTGCGCACTGTGTTCAGCTGGTTTGGCGGCAGCGGTACGGAGGGGTTTGCCGCGACCATCGCCCCTTTTGTTGTGCTGGTGCTGATCACGCCGGTGGCTGCCGTGGTCGCGCTTCTGGTGATCGCTTTATTGATGACGCCTGCCTTGGTCAACATGGTCACTGAGCAGCGCTTTGCCAACCTGGAGAAAAAGCGGGGCACTGGCTTGGCCAGCAGCATCGCTTGGGCCCTGAGTACCTCTTTGGTGGCCATCGTGGCCTTTGTGGTCACCATGCCGCTGTGGTTGATCCCGCCTTTGGTGCTGATTGTGCCGCCGGTCATCTGGGGCTGGCTCACTTACCGGGTGATGAGCGTCGATGCGCTGGCCGAACATGCGAGCAAGGCGGAGCGCGACAGCCTGCTGCAACGCTACCGCTGGCCGCTGCTGATGATGGGCATCATCTCGGGCTATATCGGCATTGCGCCGAGCGTCGTCTGGGCCTCGGGCATGGTCTTCACCATTGGCTTTGTGGTGCTGATACCCATTGCCGTGTGGATCTACGCGATTACCTTCGCGTTCTCCTCGCTATGGTTCATCCATTTTTGCCTGGCTGCGCTGCAGCAGCTGCGTTTAGAGAAGGGCGATTCTGGTGCGAAGGCGGTAGTGCCTGATGCCGTAGTGCTAAGCCAAGACAATGCCGGATTCTTGCCAAGTACTTCCGCACCTAAATAG
- the glnA gene encoding type I glutamate--ammonia ligase: protein MAKSVADVMSMLDENEVKFVDLRFTDTRGKEQHVTVPISHFDEDKFTSGHAFDGSSIAGWKGIEASDMLLMPDPNTANIDPFFDETTMFLQCDVIEPGDGKAYDRDPRSVAKRAEAYLKASGLGDTAYFGPEPEFFIFDGVRWSTEPNNPFFDIEEYEAPWNSGSKLDNGNRGHRPRVKGGYFPVPPVDSTQDMRAEMSLLLEALGIPVEVFHHEVAGAGQNELGTRFSTLVERADWTQVQKYVIWNVADTYGKTATFMPKPYSGDNGSGMHVHQSVWKDGKNLFAGDGYAGLSDFALYYIGGIIKHARALNAITNPGTNSYKRLVPGFEAPVKLAYSAKNRSASIRIPYVSNPKGRRVEARFPDPLMNPYLGFAALLMAGLDGVENKIHPGEAATKDLYHLPPEEDKLVPTVCHSLDQALEALDADRAFLTKGGVFSDSMLDAYIELKMGEVTRFRQAVHPVEYDMYYSL from the coding sequence ATGGCCAAGAGCGTTGCAGATGTGATGAGCATGTTGGACGAGAACGAGGTCAAGTTCGTTGATCTGCGTTTCACCGATACCCGTGGCAAGGAACAGCACGTTACGGTGCCTATCTCGCACTTTGACGAAGACAAGTTCACCTCCGGCCATGCATTTGATGGCTCCTCCATCGCTGGCTGGAAAGGTATCGAAGCATCCGACATGCTGCTGATGCCCGATCCCAACACCGCCAACATCGACCCGTTTTTTGACGAAACCACGATGTTCCTGCAGTGCGACGTGATCGAGCCGGGTGATGGCAAGGCCTATGACCGCGATCCACGTTCCGTGGCCAAGCGCGCTGAAGCCTACCTGAAGGCATCGGGCCTGGGCGATACCGCCTACTTCGGTCCAGAGCCAGAATTCTTCATCTTCGACGGCGTGCGTTGGAGCACCGAGCCGAACAACCCCTTCTTCGACATCGAAGAATACGAAGCGCCCTGGAACAGCGGCTCCAAGCTCGACAATGGCAACCGAGGCCACCGTCCTCGCGTCAAAGGCGGCTACTTCCCCGTGCCTCCCGTCGACAGCACCCAAGATATGCGTGCTGAAATGTCCCTGCTGCTTGAAGCGCTGGGCATCCCCGTCGAAGTGTTCCACCACGAAGTGGCAGGCGCTGGCCAGAACGAACTGGGCACCCGCTTCTCCACCCTGGTCGAGCGCGCTGACTGGACCCAGGTGCAAAAGTACGTGATCTGGAACGTGGCCGACACCTATGGCAAGACGGCAACTTTCATGCCCAAGCCATACTCTGGCGACAACGGCTCGGGCATGCACGTGCACCAATCCGTGTGGAAAGATGGCAAGAATCTGTTCGCCGGTGACGGCTATGCTGGTCTGTCCGATTTCGCGCTGTACTACATCGGCGGCATCATCAAGCACGCCCGCGCACTGAACGCCATCACCAACCCTGGCACCAACAGCTACAAGCGCCTGGTTCCTGGTTTCGAGGCTCCCGTGAAGCTGGCTTACTCGGCCAAGAACCGTTCGGCATCGATCCGCATTCCTTACGTGAGCAATCCCAAGGGCCGCCGCGTGGAAGCGCGCTTCCCCGATCCACTGATGAACCCCTACCTGGGCTTCGCAGCGCTGCTGATGGCCGGTCTGGACGGCGTGGAAAACAAGATCCATCCTGGCGAAGCCGCCACCAAGGATCTGTACCATCTGCCACCGGAAGAAGACAAGCTGGTGCCTACCGTGTGCCACAGCCTGGACCAAGCGCTCGAAGCGCTGGATGCCGACCGTGCCTTCCTGACCAAGGGCGGCGTGTTCAGCGACAGCATGCTGGACGCCTACATCGAGCTGAAGATGGGCGAAGTCACCCGCTTCCGCCAAGCGGTGCACCCTGTCGAATACGACATGTACTACTCGCTGTAA
- the glnL gene encoding nitrogen regulation protein NR(II) yields the protein MSELSAMDREWQALEHIATLVAVLRLDGAAVRVNAALENALGVSRKSILGHYFGGFFQDDELIHKALVDARAQRFSSLRFEAQLRRSLQDAFPVHSNLSWWEEEQTILVELWPLEQQVRQDREERVREQALANKELIRNLAHEIKNPLGGIRGAAQLLELELPDAQLKEYTDVIIHEADRLQALVDRLLAPHRHPHTVGDVNIHEVCERVCQLVLLEYPQGLRIERDYDTSLPEIRGDREQLIQALLNIVQNAAQVLVPQMAQDNAHITLRTRIARQLTLGRKRHKLALELHVIDNGPGIEPDIKERIFYPLVTGRDGGTGLGLPLAQTFVQRHEGLIECESEPGRTDFRIMLPLTD from the coding sequence ATGTCTGAGCTCAGTGCCATGGATCGTGAATGGCAGGCGCTGGAACACATCGCAACCTTGGTTGCGGTGCTACGTCTGGATGGCGCGGCAGTACGCGTCAATGCTGCGCTGGAGAACGCGCTAGGCGTCTCGCGCAAAAGCATTTTGGGCCACTACTTTGGTGGCTTTTTTCAAGATGACGAGCTGATCCACAAGGCCCTGGTCGATGCGCGTGCGCAGCGCTTTTCATCGCTGCGCTTTGAGGCGCAGCTGCGGCGTAGCCTGCAAGATGCCTTCCCCGTACATTCCAACCTCTCCTGGTGGGAAGAGGAGCAGACCATTCTGGTGGAGCTGTGGCCGCTGGAGCAGCAGGTGCGCCAGGACCGCGAGGAGCGCGTGCGCGAGCAAGCCTTGGCCAACAAGGAACTGATCCGCAACCTAGCCCATGAAATCAAGAACCCCTTGGGTGGCATACGCGGCGCAGCCCAGCTGCTGGAGCTGGAGCTGCCCGATGCCCAGCTCAAGGAATACACCGACGTCATCATCCACGAGGCAGACCGCCTGCAGGCGCTGGTCGACCGTCTGCTCGCTCCCCATCGCCATCCGCACACGGTGGGCGATGTCAATATCCACGAGGTCTGCGAGCGGGTCTGCCAGCTGGTGCTGCTGGAGTACCCGCAGGGCCTGCGCATCGAGCGCGATTACGACACCTCGCTGCCGGAGATCCGGGGCGACCGCGAGCAGCTTATCCAAGCCTTGCTGAACATTGTGCAAAACGCCGCACAGGTGCTGGTGCCGCAGATGGCGCAGGACAATGCGCACATTACCTTGCGCACCCGCATCGCCCGGCAACTCACCTTGGGCCGTAAGCGCCACAAGTTGGCACTGGAATTGCATGTCATCGACAACGGTCCTGGCATTGAGCCGGACATCAAGGAGCGGATTTTCTACCCCTTGGTGACCGGGCGTGATGGTGGTACGGGCCTGGGTTTGCCTTTGGCGCAAACCTTTGTGCAACGTCACGAAGGTTTGATTGAATGTGAGAGCGAACCCGGGCGCACGGATTTCCGCATCATGCTGCCGTTGACAGACTAG
- the ntrC gene encoding nitrogen regulation protein NR(I) — translation MKPIWIVDDDPSIRFVLEKALAREQLPTRSFVHPKEVLEAFDNVSDQAQGPSVLVSDIRMPGGNGLQLLEQVHEDHPQLPVIIMTAYSDLDSAVSAFQRGAFEYLPKPFDLPKAVELIKRAVQQSESQAPELAHAAGGGEMLGQAPAMQDVFRAIGRLSQSNVTVMVTGESGSGKELVARALHKHSPVAGGPFVAINTAAIPKDLLESELFGHERGAFTGAQTQRRGRFEQAEGGTLFLDEIGDMPFDLQTRLLRVLSDGHFYRVGGHVPVKSHVRVIAATHQNLEDRVHKGVFREDLFHRLNVIRLRLPPLRERKEDIPMLARHFLAASAKQLGVEPKQLSEPALAQLAQFAFPGNVRQLENICHWITVMAPAQWVSVQDLPPEVLQATPAAPLVTSSTPSAAQSVHAPAQEYSHRSAAPETSATQPAVSMPVHGTASTAAQPGDWESDLAKEADALLQSGSTEVWDVLSRRFESQLIKSALAATHGRRMEAAQRLGIGRNTITRKIQELGLSASDD, via the coding sequence ATGAAACCAATCTGGATAGTGGATGACGACCCGTCGATCCGATTTGTACTGGAGAAGGCGCTGGCTCGCGAACAGCTGCCCACGCGCAGCTTTGTGCACCCCAAGGAAGTGCTGGAAGCCTTTGACAACGTGAGCGACCAGGCGCAAGGCCCTTCGGTGCTCGTCAGCGACATCCGCATGCCCGGCGGCAACGGCCTGCAACTGCTCGAACAGGTGCATGAGGACCATCCGCAGCTGCCGGTGATCATCATGACCGCCTACTCGGATCTGGACAGCGCCGTCTCGGCCTTCCAGCGCGGTGCTTTCGAGTATTTGCCCAAGCCCTTTGACCTGCCCAAGGCCGTGGAGCTGATCAAGCGCGCGGTGCAGCAAAGCGAAAGCCAGGCGCCCGAGTTGGCCCATGCCGCAGGCGGTGGAGAAATGCTCGGCCAGGCGCCTGCGATGCAGGATGTGTTCCGTGCCATCGGCCGCCTGTCGCAAAGCAATGTCACGGTGATGGTGACGGGCGAATCCGGCTCGGGCAAGGAGCTGGTGGCGCGTGCGCTGCACAAGCACTCGCCAGTTGCTGGTGGTCCCTTTGTGGCCATCAACACCGCCGCCATCCCCAAGGATTTGCTGGAGAGCGAGCTGTTTGGCCATGAGCGTGGTGCCTTTACCGGCGCGCAAACCCAGCGCCGGGGCCGCTTTGAGCAAGCCGAGGGCGGGACCTTGTTTCTCGATGAAATCGGCGACATGCCGTTTGACCTGCAAACCCGCCTGCTGCGTGTGCTGTCTGACGGGCATTTCTACCGCGTCGGCGGCCATGTGCCGGTCAAGTCCCATGTGCGCGTGATTGCCGCCACCCACCAGAACCTGGAAGACCGGGTACACAAGGGCGTGTTCCGCGAGGACCTGTTCCACCGCCTCAACGTCATCCGCCTGCGTCTGCCGCCGCTGCGCGAGCGCAAGGAAGATATTCCCATGCTGGCCCGGCATTTTCTGGCGGCCAGCGCCAAGCAACTGGGGGTGGAGCCCAAACAGCTGTCGGAACCGGCATTGGCCCAACTGGCCCAGTTCGCCTTCCCGGGCAATGTGCGGCAGCTGGAGAATATCTGCCACTGGATCACGGTGATGGCGCCGGCGCAATGGGTGTCCGTGCAAGATCTGCCGCCTGAAGTGCTGCAGGCCACGCCGGCCGCTCCGCTGGTCACCTCCAGCACGCCCAGCGCGGCCCAGTCCGTACATGCCCCGGCGCAGGAATACAGCCACCGGTCTGCTGCCCCGGAGACGTCCGCCACCCAGCCCGCCGTGTCCATGCCCGTCCACGGCACGGCCAGCACGGCGGCGCAGCCGGGTGATTGGGAGAGCGATCTGGCCAAGGAGGCCGATGCCCTGCTGCAGTCCGGCAGCACCGAGGTCTGGGATGTCCTCAGCCGCCGCTTTGAATCGCAGCTGATCAAAAGCGCCCTGGCTGCCACCCACGGCCGCCGCATGGAAGCGGCCCAACGCCTGGGCATTGGCCGCAACACCATCACCCGCAAGATCCAGGAGCTGGGGCTGTCTGCCAGTGATGATTAA
- a CDS encoding dicarboxylate/amino acid:cation symporter, which yields MALTGKKGSSSALWILAAMVAGIVLGYAVNAGASDAAAAKDIAGYISIVSDVFLRLIKMLIGPLVFSTLVVGIAHMGDAASVGRVFFKAMMWFLTASLVSLLLGMVLANLLQPGANLGLPLPDVSAATNLATGKFTLREFINHTVPKSFAEAMANNEILQIVVFSMFFGVAMAALGDKAKTLLAMIDELSHVMLKITGYVMKLAPLAVLSAMASTVAINGLGILLKFAVFMGEFYLGLFILWSLLVLAGMAFLGKRVFKLLALIKEAFMVSFATASSEAAYPKILDALDRFGVKRKISSFVMPMGYSFNLDGSMMYCTFATLFIAQAYGIELSLATQITMLLVLMLTSKGIAGVPRASLVVIAATLGHFNIPEAGLLLILGIDTFLDMGRSATNAVGNSLASAVVAKWEGELLSEEDAEALSRKLDAEAALSMHALPETHTKA from the coding sequence ATGGCTCTCACGGGCAAAAAGGGCTCTTCGTCGGCGCTGTGGATTCTGGCGGCGATGGTTGCAGGCATTGTGCTGGGCTATGCGGTCAATGCCGGCGCCAGTGATGCGGCAGCGGCCAAGGATATCGCCGGCTATATCTCCATCGTCTCGGATGTATTTTTGCGCCTGATCAAGATGCTGATCGGGCCCCTGGTGTTCTCGACCCTGGTCGTGGGCATTGCGCACATGGGTGATGCCGCCTCGGTCGGCCGGGTGTTCTTCAAGGCGATGATGTGGTTCCTCACCGCATCGCTGGTGTCGCTGCTGCTGGGTATGGTGCTGGCCAACCTGCTGCAGCCCGGCGCCAATCTGGGCCTGCCGCTGCCCGATGTGAGCGCGGCCACCAACCTCGCAACGGGCAAGTTCACCTTGCGTGAGTTCATCAACCACACGGTGCCCAAGTCGTTTGCCGAAGCCATGGCGAACAACGAGATCCTGCAGATCGTCGTGTTCTCGATGTTCTTTGGCGTGGCCATGGCCGCGCTGGGCGACAAGGCCAAAACCTTGCTGGCGATGATCGATGAGCTCTCGCATGTGATGCTCAAGATCACCGGCTATGTGATGAAGCTCGCGCCACTGGCCGTGCTGTCGGCCATGGCCTCCACCGTGGCCATCAACGGCTTGGGTATCTTGCTCAAGTTCGCGGTGTTCATGGGCGAGTTCTACCTGGGCCTGTTCATCCTCTGGTCGCTGCTGGTGCTGGCAGGCATGGCTTTCTTGGGCAAGCGTGTGTTCAAGCTGCTGGCCCTGATCAAGGAAGCCTTCATGGTCTCCTTCGCCACCGCCAGCTCTGAGGCGGCGTACCCCAAGATCCTCGATGCGCTCGACCGCTTTGGCGTCAAGCGCAAGATCTCCAGCTTTGTCATGCCCATGGGCTACTCCTTCAATCTGGATGGCTCGATGATGTACTGCACCTTTGCGACCTTGTTTATTGCACAGGCCTATGGCATCGAGCTGTCCTTGGCCACGCAGATCACTATGCTGCTGGTGCTGATGCTCACCTCCAAGGGTATTGCCGGCGTGCCCCGCGCATCGCTGGTGGTCATCGCCGCCACCTTGGGCCACTTTAATATCCCAGAAGCCGGGCTGCTGCTGATCCTGGGCATCGACACCTTCCTGGACATGGGCCGCTCTGCGACGAATGCTGTGGGCAACTCGCTGGCCTCCGCCGTGGTCGCCAAGTGGGAAGGCGAGCTGCTGTCTGAAGAAGATGCAGAGGCCTTGAGCCGCAAGCTCGATGCCGAGGCTGCGCTGTCGATGCATGCGCTGCCGGAGACCCATACCAAGGCTTGA
- the xth gene encoding exodeoxyribonuclease III, whose translation MRIATWNVNSLSVRLPQVLEWLAANPVDVLGLQELKLTDDKFPHEALAEAGYQAVAFGQKTYNGVALLSRTELKDVVRANPQFADEQSRIIAGTVASPAGDIRVINCYFVNGQEPGSDKFAYKLRWLAGLDAYVKAELALHPRLVLVGDFNVAPEDRDSYDPDGLRETIHHTSEERNAFQALLNLGLSDAYRMFEQPEKSYSWWDYRMLGFQKNRGLRIDHILVSEALKGSVSACTIDRAPRKNKQPSDHTPVVVTLG comes from the coding sequence ATGCGTATAGCCACCTGGAACGTCAACTCCCTCTCCGTCCGTCTGCCCCAAGTGCTGGAATGGCTGGCCGCCAACCCGGTCGATGTGCTGGGGCTGCAGGAGCTCAAACTGACCGACGACAAGTTCCCGCATGAGGCTTTGGCGGAAGCGGGCTACCAGGCGGTAGCGTTTGGCCAGAAGACCTACAACGGTGTGGCCCTGCTCAGCCGGACCGAGCTCAAGGATGTCGTGCGCGCCAATCCGCAGTTTGCCGATGAGCAGTCGCGCATCATTGCCGGCACGGTGGCCAGCCCGGCGGGTGATATCCGGGTGATCAACTGCTACTTTGTGAACGGCCAGGAGCCGGGCTCGGACAAGTTTGCCTACAAGCTGCGTTGGTTGGCGGGGCTGGATGCTTATGTAAAGGCGGAGCTGGCCTTGCACCCACGTCTGGTGTTGGTGGGCGACTTCAACGTAGCGCCGGAAGACCGCGACAGCTACGACCCGGATGGCCTGCGCGAGACCATCCACCACACCAGCGAAGAGCGCAATGCCTTCCAGGCCTTGCTGAACCTGGGCCTGAGCGATGCCTACCGCATGTTCGAGCAGCCGGAGAAAAGCTATAGCTGGTGGGACTACCGCATGCTGGGCTTCCAGAAAAACAGGGGGCTGCGCATTGACCATATTTTGGTGAGCGAGGCCCTTAAGGGCTCGGTGAGCGCCTGCACGATTGACCGCGCGCCCCGCAAGAACAAGCAGCCCAGCGACCATACGCCAGTGGTGGTGACATTGGGCTGA